Proteins from a single region of Paenibacillus sp. BIHB 4019:
- a CDS encoding SRPBCC domain-containing protein, whose translation MDLRYDFYVNAEPEDVWNAFMKPENTRKIFFGSTLHSTFEPGAHYEYIGPNEKGEEVVHVYGTVLEYKPNELFSCTEHPGPSYRENHAELETRLTLSLEKVGGCTKLTLVNDKWPAGHPSYENTKTSWWMILSNIKTLAETGKTLDFGW comes from the coding sequence ATGGATTTGAGATATGATTTTTATGTGAATGCCGAGCCGGAGGACGTCTGGAATGCGTTCATGAAGCCAGAAAACACGCGCAAAATCTTTTTTGGCAGCACGCTGCATTCGACGTTTGAGCCAGGTGCCCATTATGAGTACATCGGGCCAAATGAGAAGGGCGAAGAGGTTGTGCATGTATACGGAACGGTGCTGGAATATAAGCCAAATGAGCTATTCAGCTGTACGGAGCACCCGGGGCCCTCATATCGTGAAAATCATGCGGAGCTCGAGACGCGGCTTACGCTGTCGCTTGAGAAGGTCGGCGGCTGCACGAAGCTGACGCTGGTCAATGATAAGTGGCCAGCCGGCCACCCGTCGTATGAAAATACGAAGACGAGCTGGTGGATGATTCTCAGCAATATTAAGACGCTGGCGGAGACGGGCAAGACGCTTGATTTTGGCTGGTAG
- the nikA gene encoding nickel ABC transporter substrate-binding protein — protein MIRTTKKTLLSIAATIFLVSTVLMACTKQEAAPSASSGTTENAAVVTEKAITLSWPRDIGTMNPHTYNPSQLFAQSMIYEPLVSYKAGGKLEPMLAESWTISEDGKEYTFKLRQNVKFSDGTAFNAAIVKKNFDAVMKNPSLHSWLGVINVLDKTEVVDEYTFKMTLKQAYYPAIQDLSLVRPVRFLGEAGFPDDGDTSKGIKEPVGTGPWMLAEYKKDEYAVFTRNPNYWGESPKIDKITVKIIPDAETRVLAFEKGELDLIYGEGVISMDAFNSLKESGKYATQLSEPVGTRSLLLNTTNDKLSDLRVRLALQAGFNKQAMVEGITLGLEEKADTILSKNFPYTNIDVQPVEYNTDKAAAYLDEAGWKLPSGKAVREKDGQALELELIFDKTDPIQKAMAETMQAEWSAIGVKLNITGLELTTQIQRRKAGEFDLDFWYNYGAPYDPHSFINVVAEKGWGVSEANSGLPMKQELDQQIHEALASTDETKRQQLYSTILLTLQEQSAIVPISYIKKTVVLQNKVTDFAFPANRDENPFEGININQ, from the coding sequence ATGATTAGAACGACCAAGAAAACGCTCCTATCTATCGCAGCTACGATTTTCCTCGTATCAACCGTGCTTATGGCATGTACGAAGCAGGAAGCGGCGCCAAGCGCTAGCAGTGGAACTACTGAAAACGCAGCAGTCGTAACGGAAAAGGCCATTACGTTATCTTGGCCGCGTGATATTGGAACGATGAACCCACACACATATAATCCTTCGCAGCTATTTGCCCAATCGATGATTTATGAGCCGTTGGTCAGCTATAAAGCAGGGGGCAAGCTTGAGCCGATGCTGGCTGAATCATGGACGATTTCGGAGGATGGCAAAGAATATACATTCAAGCTTCGTCAAAATGTGAAGTTTTCCGACGGAACGGCTTTTAATGCCGCGATCGTGAAGAAAAATTTTGATGCGGTTATGAAAAATCCGAGCCTGCACAGCTGGCTTGGCGTTATCAACGTTCTCGACAAGACGGAGGTCGTAGACGAATATACCTTTAAAATGACGCTGAAGCAGGCGTATTATCCGGCTATTCAGGATCTTTCGCTCGTTCGCCCCGTTCGTTTCTTGGGTGAAGCCGGTTTCCCGGATGATGGAGACACTTCTAAAGGAATTAAAGAGCCGGTTGGAACAGGCCCGTGGATGCTGGCTGAATACAAGAAGGACGAATATGCCGTATTTACGCGCAACCCGAATTATTGGGGCGAAAGTCCAAAAATCGATAAAATCACCGTCAAAATCATTCCTGACGCGGAAACCCGTGTATTGGCTTTTGAAAAAGGCGAGCTCGATTTGATTTATGGAGAAGGTGTCATCAGCATGGATGCCTTTAATAGTTTGAAAGAATCCGGCAAGTATGCAACCCAATTGTCCGAGCCGGTCGGAACAAGAAGTCTTCTGCTGAATACAACGAATGACAAGCTTTCCGATTTGCGGGTGCGTCTGGCCCTTCAGGCTGGCTTTAACAAGCAGGCGATGGTTGAAGGCATTACGCTCGGCCTTGAGGAAAAGGCGGATACGATTTTGTCCAAAAACTTCCCTTATACGAATATCGACGTACAACCTGTCGAATACAATACGGATAAAGCGGCTGCTTACTTGGATGAAGCAGGCTGGAAGCTGCCTTCTGGCAAAGCCGTTCGCGAGAAGGATGGACAGGCATTAGAGCTGGAATTGATTTTCGATAAGACAGATCCGATTCAAAAAGCGATGGCTGAAACGATGCAAGCCGAATGGAGTGCGATCGGCGTGAAGCTGAACATAACGGGGCTTGAGCTCACGACGCAAATTCAGCGCCGGAAAGCGGGCGAATTTGACCTTGATTTCTGGTACAACTATGGCGCGCCGTATGATCCGCATTCCTTCATTAACGTTGTAGCTGAGAAAGGCTGGGGCGTATCCGAAGCCAACTCCGGCTTGCCAATGAAGCAGGAGCTGGATCAGCAAATCCATGAAGCGCTTGCCTCGACGGATGAGACGAAGCGCCAGCAGCTGTACAGCACCATCTTGCTGACGCTGCAGGAGCAATCGGCGATTGTGCCAATTTCCTATATTAAGAAAACGGTAGTGCTTCAAAACAAGGTAACGGACTTTGCGTTCCCTGCGAATCGGGACGAAAATCCATTTGAAGGAATAAACATTAACCAGTAA
- a CDS encoding ABC transporter permease codes for MGMLFRALSADFLKIRRKGLWALVIFAPFGVVLLQAVNFGLRYDYLVKQYAEDLWGGLLHNIFMFVPISLFLGCVLVSSLLANVEHGTGSWKQLLALPVSRLTVFSAKFALSAILLACSCLLLAVFSVALGVLLGFGWHFPLTDVLRLSFYPYAGALPMLACMLWLCMTFRNQGFSISAGIVTALASMYLPAKYTWLPLNWPLLAFRGEQGELYIGAGILTGLIIFLLGSVHFGRRDVV; via the coding sequence ATGGGCATGCTTTTCAGGGCACTATCTGCCGATTTTTTGAAAATACGCCGCAAAGGGCTGTGGGCGCTCGTTATATTTGCTCCTTTTGGCGTTGTATTGCTGCAAGCCGTCAATTTTGGGCTTCGCTATGACTATTTGGTGAAGCAGTATGCCGAAGATTTATGGGGCGGGCTGCTGCATAACATCTTCATGTTTGTGCCGATCTCGCTGTTTCTCGGCTGCGTGCTTGTCAGCTCGCTGCTGGCAAATGTGGAGCATGGCACAGGCTCATGGAAACAGCTGCTGGCGCTGCCTGTATCAAGGCTGACGGTATTCTCTGCGAAATTTGCGCTGAGCGCGATTTTGCTGGCCTGCTCCTGCCTGCTGCTTGCTGTGTTCTCTGTCGCTTTAGGTGTGCTGCTGGGCTTCGGCTGGCACTTTCCGCTAACGGACGTGCTGCGGCTAAGCTTCTATCCTTATGCAGGTGCGCTGCCCATGCTTGCATGCATGTTATGGCTCTGCATGACCTTTCGCAATCAAGGCTTCTCCATTAGCGCCGGGATCGTTACCGCATTGGCTTCCATGTATCTTCCGGCTAAATATACGTGGCTGCCGCTGAATTGGCCGCTGCTCGCCTTCAGAGGCGAGCAGGGAGAGCTTTATATCGGCGCAGGAATATTGACCGGGCTAATTATTTTTTTGCTGGGTTCTGTGCATTTTGGCCGAAGGGATGTGGTCTAG
- a CDS encoding MFS transporter gives MFGYGKAIKQLAPAAKWLIFSEICFGMTMGLSSLVLNLYFLSKGVNEEAIGHLTSVSTLIGGAVGIPASMLAGRLGRKRIMVSGICMMSGSFALFAMSDHLLLYYGAQAMLSCGIVFIVATETQLLFQYNRSREAETQAYSLFLAVFMFFNIGGTLLGGYLPRWLGTPADHYEPQLWLASMFMLLLAIIRGWKLPSDRQAAVKKATQEAQQRGIGPQDTAKDRKAGAGSSEHRAAVGKASDSRKFAHSLTRLLPTKQVWLLAGFIFISGIAGALTMPFLNVIIKYQLNWENEAVSSLLAANYFVLFIGTLLVPSVLSRLGEVKTYMLLFALTIVCAAVLSATSSAGLFASALLLRGGLFAFLNTLIDSNTMSSLPDEDRNSFAGLRSLFRSIGGAAAAYAAGLMLEQKNVQLPFLITAVVMLISAVYFWYVVRPLLNKQNIQNKQKTQQQLEP, from the coding sequence ATGTTTGGATACGGCAAGGCCATCAAGCAGCTTGCGCCCGCTGCAAAATGGCTGATTTTTAGCGAAATATGCTTCGGAATGACCATGGGGCTGTCGAGCCTTGTGCTTAATTTATATTTTCTGTCAAAAGGTGTGAATGAAGAGGCAATTGGCCACCTGACATCGGTCAGCACCTTAATTGGAGGAGCCGTCGGCATTCCCGCCAGCATGCTGGCAGGTCGTCTGGGACGAAAGCGAATTATGGTGAGCGGCATCTGCATGATGTCTGGCAGCTTTGCGCTGTTTGCTATGAGCGATCACTTGCTTCTATATTATGGCGCTCAAGCTATGCTGTCCTGCGGCATCGTATTTATTGTTGCGACGGAAACCCAGCTGTTGTTTCAATATAATCGTTCCCGGGAAGCGGAGACGCAGGCTTACAGCCTGTTTCTGGCTGTGTTTATGTTTTTCAACATCGGCGGCACGCTGCTTGGCGGGTATTTGCCCCGCTGGCTCGGCACGCCAGCGGACCATTATGAGCCGCAGCTGTGGCTGGCGTCTATGTTCATGCTGCTGCTCGCGATCATTCGCGGATGGAAGCTGCCTTCTGACCGCCAAGCTGCTGTGAAGAAGGCAACGCAGGAAGCACAGCAGCGGGGGATTGGCCCACAGGATACAGCGAAGGATCGGAAAGCTGGAGCTGGCAGCAGCGAGCATCGGGCAGCAGTTGGTAAAGCATCCGATTCGCGCAAATTTGCCCATTCGCTTACCCGTCTACTGCCAACGAAGCAGGTCTGGCTGCTAGCAGGATTTATTTTCATATCCGGCATTGCTGGCGCTTTGACCATGCCCTTCCTGAACGTCATCATTAAGTACCAGCTCAATTGGGAAAATGAAGCCGTATCATCGCTGCTTGCAGCTAATTATTTCGTCTTGTTCATCGGCACTTTGCTGGTGCCTTCCGTGTTATCCCGGCTCGGCGAGGTCAAAACGTATATGCTGTTGTTCGCACTGACGATCGTATGCGCAGCCGTGCTGTCTGCCACCAGCTCGGCGGGCTTGTTCGCTAGCGCACTGCTGCTGCGGGGCGGGCTGTTCGCCTTCCTCAATACGCTGATCGACAGCAACACGATGTCGTCGCTGCCGGACGAGGACCGCAACAGCTTTGCGGGTCTGCGCTCTCTGTTTCGCAGCATAGGCGGCGCGGCGGCAGCCTATGCTGCAGGACTGATGCTGGAGCAGAAAAATGTCCAGCTCCCTTTTCTCATCACGGCCGTCGTTATGCTCATCAGCGCCGTTTATTTCTGGTATGTAGTCAGGCCGCTGTTGAACAAACAGAACATACAGAACAAGCAGAAAACGCAGCAGCAGCTCGAACCGTAA
- a CDS encoding ABC transporter permease, which produces MAAFMRLLASERLKLSRSFIWLLVPISPLLALVLGILANPIEGTPAEQYEGLYSSMALFHAVLLLPILTGVFAAFVCRYEHAGGGWKQLLALPISRKSLYFAKLWLVSELLIGVQLLFLAAVLITGVVRGLHEIPWDFMLLGLLGGWLACLPLAALQLWASTGWSSFAAPLTINVMLTLPNILVINSAEYGPFYPWAQPTIAMLALGSENYGAFTMPVMNLFMTIIGSLLLFIIGGLVYFRAKEI; this is translated from the coding sequence ATGGCTGCATTCATGAGGCTGCTGGCATCCGAGCGGCTTAAGCTATCCCGCTCCTTTATCTGGCTGCTAGTCCCTATTAGTCCGCTGCTGGCTCTTGTTTTAGGCATTCTCGCTAATCCAATAGAAGGCACGCCTGCCGAGCAATATGAAGGCTTGTATTCATCCATGGCGTTGTTTCATGCGGTGCTGCTTTTGCCGATTTTGACTGGCGTCTTCGCGGCTTTCGTTTGCCGCTATGAGCATGCAGGGGGAGGTTGGAAGCAGCTGCTGGCACTGCCAATATCGCGCAAATCGCTTTATTTTGCCAAGCTTTGGCTCGTTTCCGAGCTGCTCATCGGTGTACAGCTGCTTTTCTTGGCAGCGGTGCTCATTACAGGTGTTGTCCGCGGACTTCATGAAATTCCTTGGGATTTTATGCTGCTGGGCTTGCTGGGAGGCTGGCTCGCTTGCTTGCCATTAGCAGCGCTTCAGTTGTGGGCCTCTACCGGCTGGAGCAGCTTTGCAGCGCCACTGACGATTAACGTCATGCTGACGCTGCCGAATATATTAGTCATCAACTCAGCAGAATATGGCCCCTTTTATCCTTGGGCGCAGCCGACGATTGCGATGCTGGCGCTGGGCTCCGAAAATTACGGTGCCTTCACTATGCCTGTGATGAACTTGTTTATGACGATTATAGGCAGCTTGCTTCTATTTATTATCGGCGGCCTGGTCTATTTCCGGGCTAAAGAAATATAA
- a CDS encoding HAMP domain-containing sensor histidine kinase has protein sequence MKREKKEWRTRKGGRLFQSLQSKYLLIILSAFLFVPIVFPVATILYYFLGVAVQEQDMQELKYGKSSEIELMFHQQAAVLSGASSQHINETLRKLRESYPDASFFWVDGEGKTKLELGGQNRLPVSWSNEDAIQFMKENTGSDTFTVVAFIGDKPLGQGFMAMQLPRSLVQSNTPLISGAPFYILFLILVFLFFVAMSLLFFRHIRRRLLRLQAAMTRQGEEGLPLLVEQEKQDEIGQLEIAFNEMILQLRAGRQREREEEELRKELIANLSHDLRTPMTVMGGQLYTLHKEPLSQAGRETVKQLENKIDTVSSLIENLLSYTLMTSGRYPLELAPQDVLRLVRESAASWYPLWEREGLAADIELPEQALVWRVDKDGFRRILDNLFQNVMRHAADGGYIGVAIVQQGEHSALVISDRGPGTQSASKEKGAGIGLAIVHYLVREMGLAWHIDSTADGTRILIYPEAAAGYFLNKI, from the coding sequence GTGAAGCGGGAAAAGAAGGAGTGGCGGACACGCAAAGGCGGCCGTTTGTTTCAATCGCTGCAATCGAAATATTTGCTCATTATTTTATCGGCGTTTCTGTTCGTGCCGATCGTGTTTCCAGTAGCGACGATTTTGTATTATTTTCTGGGAGTTGCGGTTCAGGAGCAGGACATGCAGGAGCTTAAGTATGGCAAGAGCAGCGAGATTGAGCTAATGTTTCATCAGCAGGCGGCCGTGCTGTCCGGTGCATCCAGCCAGCATATCAATGAAACGCTGCGAAAGCTGCGGGAGAGCTATCCCGATGCTTCCTTCTTTTGGGTCGATGGAGAGGGAAAGACGAAGCTGGAGCTTGGCGGGCAGAATAGATTGCCAGTGTCGTGGTCGAATGAAGATGCCATCCAGTTTATGAAAGAAAATACCGGATCGGATACGTTTACGGTTGTTGCCTTTATTGGCGATAAGCCGCTTGGCCAAGGCTTCATGGCGATGCAATTGCCGCGTTCGCTTGTGCAAAGCAATACGCCGCTCATTTCCGGAGCCCCGTTTTATATTCTTTTTCTCATCCTGGTTTTCCTGTTCTTCGTGGCAATGTCGCTGCTGTTTTTTCGCCATATTCGCAGGCGCCTGCTGCGTTTGCAGGCGGCTATGACGAGGCAGGGAGAAGAAGGGCTGCCGCTTCTGGTGGAGCAGGAGAAGCAGGATGAGATTGGGCAGCTCGAAATCGCTTTTAATGAAATGATTTTGCAGCTTAGAGCGGGCAGGCAAAGGGAACGCGAAGAGGAGGAGCTGCGCAAGGAGCTGATCGCGAATTTATCGCATGATCTGCGTACGCCGATGACGGTAATGGGCGGCCAGCTGTATACGCTGCATAAGGAGCCGCTCAGTCAGGCGGGACGCGAAACCGTTAAGCAGCTGGAAAATAAAATCGATACGGTCAGCAGCCTGATCGAAAATCTGCTCTCGTATACGCTGATGACCAGCGGAAGGTATCCGCTTGAGCTGGCACCGCAGGATGTGCTGCGGCTTGTCAGGGAAAGCGCAGCCTCTTGGTATCCGCTTTGGGAGCGCGAAGGGCTGGCGGCAGATATTGAACTGCCCGAGCAGGCGCTTGTATGGCGTGTGGACAAGGACGGCTTCCGTCGCATTTTGGACAATCTGTTCCAAAATGTTATGCGCCATGCCGCTGACGGCGGCTACATTGGCGTTGCCATCGTGCAGCAAGGCGAGCATTCGGCACTCGTCATTTCGGATCGGGGACCCGGCACCCAGTCGGCCTCGAAGGAGAAAGGGGCAGGCATCGGCCTTGCGATCGTCCATTATTTGGTCCGCGAGATGGGGCTGGCCTGGCATATTGACAGCACAGCTGATGGCACACGCATTCTAATCTATCCGGAAGCGGCGGCGGGTTATTTTTTAAACAAAATTTAA
- a CDS encoding cytochrome c biogenesis protein CcdC, with product MNGSVYVFIILIAGLILWRRTRSFYRPIRGSGIRLLLPLLFMLPGFMIFLNPHIHAPLLEWLLAIVIGLALSIPLIWTTNYEVREDQQIYAKKNRGFIVAFLAILGIRLLLRNYVSMLDPETFAALFMVIAFSYIIPWRVMSYLKFRKLARERLAA from the coding sequence ATGAACGGCTCTGTGTATGTATTTATTATTTTAATCGCGGGATTGATTTTATGGAGGAGGACGCGCAGCTTTTATCGTCCGATTCGCGGCAGCGGCATACGTTTGCTGCTTCCCCTTCTTTTCATGCTGCCGGGCTTCATGATTTTCCTCAATCCTCATATCCATGCGCCGCTGCTTGAGTGGCTCCTCGCTATCGTGATCGGCTTAGCGCTGTCGATACCGCTCATCTGGACGACTAATTATGAGGTGCGCGAGGATCAGCAAATTTATGCGAAAAAGAATCGGGGCTTCATCGTCGCTTTTCTAGCGATTTTGGGCATTCGCCTGCTGCTGCGGAATTATGTGTCGATGCTCGATCCGGAAACGTTCGCCGCCTTGTTTATGGTGATCGCCTTTTCCTATATCATTCCTTGGCGCGTGATGTCTTATCTTAAATTCAGAAAGCTTGCTAGAGAACGGCTCGCAGCGTAG
- a CDS encoding response regulator transcription factor: MSVKLLYIEDDKEIGQFVYAHLQERGYEVQWLLSGERALEAAAGCSLAILDVMLPGLDGFTIGQRLKKAEPSMPILMLSARTAIDDKLQGLQFADDYLTKPFHPDELTARVEVLLRRFASVAAEPLAVKHWLVFEQENRIENRETGEEILLTGKQFQIFSYLLRHLGQIMTKEQIYEGVWGETYLEGDKTLMVHIRYLREKLEKDPAHPEIIETVRGIGYRVKP, translated from the coding sequence ATGAGTGTAAAGCTTTTATATATTGAGGATGACAAGGAAATTGGGCAGTTCGTTTATGCGCATTTGCAGGAGCGGGGCTATGAGGTGCAGTGGCTGCTGAGCGGCGAACGGGCGCTGGAGGCAGCGGCGGGCTGTTCACTGGCGATTTTGGATGTGATGCTGCCGGGACTAGATGGCTTTACGATTGGGCAGCGGCTGAAAAAGGCAGAGCCGAGTATGCCGATTCTCATGCTTTCGGCGCGTACGGCGATTGATGATAAGCTGCAAGGCTTGCAGTTTGCTGATGATTATTTGACGAAGCCGTTTCATCCTGATGAGCTGACGGCAAGGGTCGAGGTATTGCTGCGCCGCTTTGCGAGCGTTGCGGCTGAGCCGCTGGCGGTCAAGCATTGGCTTGTTTTTGAACAGGAAAACCGCATTGAAAATCGGGAAACGGGCGAGGAAATTCTTTTGACAGGCAAGCAGTTTCAAATCTTCTCCTACCTGCTGCGCCATTTGGGGCAGATTATGACGAAGGAGCAAATTTATGAGGGTGTATGGGGCGAAACTTACCTGGAAGGGGACAAGACGCTGATGGTACATATTCGCTATTTGCGCGAGAAGCTGGAGAAGGACCCGGCTCATCCCGAGATCATTGAGACGGTACGGGGTATCGGTTACCGGGTGAAGCCGTGA
- a CDS encoding ABC transporter ATP-binding protein, producing MNEWVIETRGLSKKYKGRYAVAGLNLRIEKGDIYGFLGPNGAGKTTTIRMLLGLIKPSGGSVHIFGKELQKERLNILRKVGSLVEYPSYYGHLNAVDNLEAIRRIIDVPRARIAEVLDIVGLAKEARRTVKGYSLGMKQRLGIASALLGNPELLILDEPTNGLDPSGILEIRELIKRMPRQHGITVLISSHLLSEVEQMAGTVGIVRQGELVFQDTIQNLQQKAQSTIELRVSDPQAALLTLYEQGLDAVREGSLIRLEGISDAAAAQMVNQLVARKHDVYRIEEKRKSLEDLFLQIVGEGGQK from the coding sequence ATGAACGAATGGGTCATAGAAACGAGAGGGCTTAGTAAAAAATATAAAGGGCGTTATGCTGTAGCCGGTCTGAATTTGCGCATTGAAAAAGGGGATATTTACGGCTTTCTTGGGCCGAATGGCGCAGGGAAAACGACGACCATCCGCATGCTGCTCGGGCTGATTAAGCCATCGGGCGGCAGTGTGCATATTTTCGGCAAGGAGCTGCAAAAGGAACGGCTGAACATCCTTCGCAAAGTCGGCTCGCTGGTGGAATACCCGTCCTATTACGGACATCTTAACGCGGTCGACAACTTGGAAGCCATTCGCCGAATTATCGACGTCCCAAGGGCGAGAATTGCCGAGGTGCTGGATATCGTTGGCCTTGCGAAGGAGGCACGGCGGACCGTCAAGGGGTATTCGCTGGGCATGAAGCAGCGGCTTGGCATCGCCAGCGCATTGCTGGGCAATCCAGAGCTGCTGATTTTGGATGAGCCCACGAATGGCCTCGATCCTTCCGGCATTTTGGAAATTCGCGAGCTGATTAAGCGCATGCCTCGGCAGCATGGCATTACGGTGCTCATCTCCAGCCATTTGCTGAGCGAGGTCGAACAGATGGCGGGAACGGTAGGCATCGTTAGGCAAGGGGAGCTTGTTTTTCAGGATACGATTCAAAATTTGCAGCAGAAGGCGCAAAGCACAATCGAGCTGCGGGTATCCGATCCGCAAGCGGCGCTGCTCACCTTGTATGAGCAGGGTTTGGACGCTGTCAGAGAAGGCTCGCTTATTAGACTGGAAGGAATAAGCGATGCCGCTGCGGCTCAGATGGTGAACCAATTAGTAGCGCGCAAGCATGACGTATATCGTATCGAAGAAAAAAGAAAATCGCTGGAGGACCTTTTCCTGCAAATTGTTGGGGAAGGGGGACAGAAGTGA